Genomic segment of Kiritimatiellia bacterium:
TGACGCGTCACGGCGCGTCGAGATCGAATTCCAGCCAGACGTAGCGGCGGCTGCCGGAGCGGAATTCCGCCGCGGCGCCGACGAGCGGCGAGGCCGCGGCGGGCCAGGCGTCGAAAACGCGCTTTTCGAAAACGACGAAGCCGCGGCGTTCGCGTTCCATGGCGGCGGACAGTTCGTCCGGCGTGCGCACGATCTTGCCGCGGCGGTTGGCGTGGTAGGCGAGGAGTTCGCCGTTCAGGGCGTAGAGCAGGAGCGGGCGGTCGGACGGCAGGCGGGCCTGCACGGCTGCGGCAAGGGCCACGGGGGTTTTGAGGGGATTGACGGCGGGGTAGACGAAGAAACCGATGGCGGCTTCCGCGGCCAGCCAGACCAGCGCGGCCAGCAGGCAGAACGTCGGCGGGGTGCGCCAGCGGATTTCGTACCACAGGGAGGCTCCGCCGGCCAAGGCGACGAGTCCGGCGGGCCAGAGCGTCCAGCCGGCGATGGGCAGCCGCGGCCAGAATCCGGCCGCGAGCAAGCCGAGGCCGGCAACCAGCAGCAGGACCATGAACGCGCCGCGCGCGAACCGCGCCCAGCGGAAGGTTCCGGCGTCGAGCCCGGGCCAAGCGGATCCGACCAGGATGGCGAACGCCGGCGCGGCGCCGAGGACGTAGACGTTGCGCTTGGTGGGCAACAGGGAAAAGAACAGCATGATGAAGCCGATCCAGCCGCCGAGGCGCCGCAGCAGCCGGCGGCGCTGCGGATCGCGGAACAGGACCAGCGCGGCGGCCGGCAGGGCAAGCGTCCAGGGCATCCAATCGCCGGCGACGCTGGGCAGGTAGTAGTAGAACGGCTGGAGGTGGCCGAGTTCGCCGACGGCGCGCTCGAGGTTCTGGCCGATGAGCAATTCGCGCAAATAGCCTTCCGGCGCGCCGGTCCACCAGGCCAGGCCCAGCCAAGCCCCCGGCAGGGCGAGCGCCAGCAACGGGCCCCAAAACCAATGCGATTTGCGCAGCAAGCGGCCTTCGCC
This window contains:
- a CDS encoding glycosyltransferase family 39 protein — its product is MLRPRLIHLALLAAFLWGGEYLRRDCWEPDEARVAYVAREMAQDGQWLVLHRHGETYAHKPPLLYWLINLFSLATTLPVGRLTVRLPGFCAGILTLWATARLAERWAGAKAAWPAALTLLTTYLFWHEIGFARPDGLLLGWTTGALALLFWNDDEPALWKPALAWTFMGLGILTKGPVGLIVPAGAYAAARLAAGEGRLLRKSHWFWGPLLALALPGAWLGLAWWTGAPEGYLRELLIGQNLERAVGELGHLQPFYYYLPSVAGDWMPWTLALPAAALVLFRDPQRRRLLRRLGGWIGFIMLFFSLLPTKRNVYVLGAAPAFAILVGSAWPGLDAGTFRWARFARGAFMVLLLVAGLGLLAAGFWPRLPIAGWTLWPAGLVALAGGASLWYEIRWRTPPTFCLLAALVWLAAEAAIGFFVYPAVNPLKTPVALAAAVQARLPSDRPLLLYALNGELLAYHANRRGKIVRTPDELSAAMERERRGFVVFEKRVFDAWPAAASPLVGAAAEFRSGSRRYVWLEFDLDAP